The following proteins come from a genomic window of Candidatus Leptovillus gracilis:
- a CDS encoding glycosyltransferase family 39 protein, protein MKDDAGVSATSWLARWQSALPWLLAVAYLLITIGYGRINPLFEAPDEHHHFFTVLYVAENGRLPIASPNEEWLRQEAAQPPLYYLLAALLAWDGQATPAQADLWPNPHAILGDASALTNINRFIPLPAPGYAAPAYRLRLLSALIGLGTLLCIYAAARLLWPRQPEIALLSAGLVAFLPQFNFLHSAISNDVLVIFLTSAALWQLIRLWQTHTTPARLLLLGLTIGLTILTKNAGTLLLVYALGFLMVNGQWSTDNGQPPTFKRLLTIHNWRFTIGNLLLVLLPALLVGGWLWWRNWLLYGDITATAPFIQFAGGDREASPLQVLGEWQSIWPSLFAVFGWFNLRPPQWVYWVWYGLVVAAVGGVVKSSIANRRSSLVTRQFVLVLLLAGWVLLVYAGLFLFMLQTEAAQGRLLFPAILPLALGLAYGLSRWRWRGAAPLALLLALATTLYSLFFVVRPAYAPPPVIAALPSTAVSLAMDMGQGVRLVGAELETATAVPGDIIWLTLYWQATEPPEKPVEFVLELLGRNFAPVAGLQSYHGRGLYPANLWSPGAIIADRFALRLDETAGIPVLAALYAGLAGEQARALVGEIVIQPEAWPMAGPALATIGEGIALTAVSLTPTAAQPGQPITLTVQWQATHAPGENYTALVHLGEAGQPPVATGDNQPVNGRYPTRLWPAGAVVDDVYTISLPLDLPDGRYPIWLGLYNSATLARLPLVVQGQRQTNDVYLAGWIEVMRP, encoded by the coding sequence ATGAAGGACGACGCTGGCGTATCGGCGACATCCTGGCTGGCGCGGTGGCAGAGCGCTTTGCCCTGGTTATTGGCGGTCGCTTATTTGCTGATCACCATCGGCTACGGCCGTATCAACCCCTTGTTTGAAGCGCCCGACGAGCACCACCACTTTTTCACGGTGTTATACGTGGCGGAAAACGGCCGTCTGCCCATCGCCAGCCCCAACGAAGAATGGCTGCGCCAGGAAGCGGCCCAACCGCCGCTCTACTACCTGCTGGCCGCCCTGCTGGCCTGGGATGGGCAGGCGACCCCGGCCCAGGCCGATCTCTGGCCCAACCCCCACGCCATTCTCGGCGATGCCTCCGCTCTAACAAACATCAACCGCTTCATCCCGCTGCCCGCTCCCGGTTACGCCGCCCCCGCCTATCGGCTGCGCCTGCTCTCCGCGCTGATCGGCCTGGGCACATTGCTGTGCATCTATGCCGCCGCCCGCCTGCTCTGGCCGCGACAGCCAGAAATTGCCCTGCTGTCCGCCGGATTGGTCGCCTTTCTGCCCCAATTCAACTTCTTGCACAGCGCCATCAGCAACGACGTCCTGGTCATCTTTTTGACCAGCGCCGCCCTGTGGCAGCTTATCCGTCTATGGCAGACCCACACCACCCCGGCGCGTCTCCTTCTCCTCGGCCTGACCATCGGCCTGACCATCCTGACTAAAAATGCCGGAACGCTCCTCCTGGTTTATGCCCTGGGCTTTCTAATGGTCAACGGGCAATGGTCAACGGACAATGGTCAACCGCCAACCTTCAAGCGCCTGTTGACCATTCACAATTGGCGATTCACCATTGGTAATTTGCTCCTGGTTCTGCTGCCCGCGCTGCTGGTGGGCGGTTGGCTGTGGTGGCGCAACTGGCTGCTGTATGGCGACATCACGGCCACTGCGCCCTTCATCCAGTTCGCCGGAGGGGACCGGGAAGCCAGCCCGCTCCAGGTTTTGGGCGAATGGCAGAGCATCTGGCCGTCGCTGTTCGCTGTCTTCGGCTGGTTTAATCTGCGCCCGCCGCAGTGGGTGTATTGGGTGTGGTATGGGTTGGTTGTGGCCGCGGTGGGAGGCGTCGTCAAATCGTCAATCGCCAATCGCCGATCGTCACTCGTCACTCGTCAATTCGTCCTCGTTCTACTATTGGCCGGTTGGGTGCTGCTGGTTTATGCCGGACTGTTTCTGTTTATGCTGCAAACAGAGGCAGCGCAGGGGCGGCTGCTGTTTCCGGCAATTTTGCCGCTGGCGTTGGGCTTGGCCTATGGCCTTAGCCGGTGGCGCTGGCGCGGTGCTGCGCCGCTGGCGCTGTTGTTGGCCCTGGCAACAACCTTGTATTCGTTATTTTTTGTGGTGCGGCCGGCTTATGCGCCGCCGCCGGTTATCGCCGCTTTACCATCCACGGCCGTTTCGTTGGCGATGGATATGGGGCAAGGCGTGCGGCTGGTGGGGGCGGAACTGGAGACAGCAACGGCCGTTCCCGGTGATATCATCTGGCTTACCCTCTATTGGCAGGCGACCGAGCCACCGGAAAAGCCAGTTGAATTTGTGTTAGAGCTGTTGGGCCGCAACTTCGCGCCGGTCGCCGGGCTGCAAAGCTACCATGGCCGTGGCCTTTACCCCGCCAACCTTTGGTCCCCTGGGGCGATCATCGCCGACCGCTTCGCCCTGCGCCTGGATGAGACCGCCGGGATACCGGTGCTGGCGGCCCTCTACGCCGGGCTGGCCGGCGAACAAGCGCGCGCCCTGGTGGGCGAAATCGTCATTCAGCCGGAGGCCTGGCCGATGGCCGGTCCGGCCCTGGCAACCATAGGTGAGGGGATTGCGTTAACGGCCGTTTCCCTCACCCCTACCGCCGCGCAGCCCGGCCAGCCCATCACCCTGACCGTGCAATGGCAGGCCACCCACGCGCCAGGTGAAAATTACACAGCCCTGGTTCACCTGGGCGAAGCCGGGCAGCCGCCAGTGGCCACCGGCGACAACCAGCCGGTGAACGGCCGTTACCCCACCCGGCTCTGGCCCGCTGGCGCAGTGGTTGACGATGTTTACACGATCAGCCTGCCGCTGGATTTGCCAGACGGCCGTTATCCCATCTGGTTGGGCCTGTACAACAGCGCCACACTCGCCCGCCTGCCGCTCGTCGTCCAGGGACAACGGCAAACGAACGATGTCTACCTGGCCGGCTGGATCGAGGTGATGCGCCCATGA
- a CDS encoding glycosyltransferase family 39 protein, with protein MKSGKRFSGYLLLSGILLLAFALRLHNIDAFSFWTDEGLTPLRASYPISQILRSEIVIQGVVTKDTHPPLHYLAIHFLRPLLGETDFAYRYPSVLASLLLVPLLYQLGRRLHGRSLGGLVALLTAVNPLHIWYANEARMYSLFTLLMAGAAYALWRALTGGELRRWLPLYLLLAGLGLYTHYTAVFLIAVQSLFWAWLLWRQGQKKLIIGLGVVSLLAAVPLMPLTIPRLFTGAEAHYDYVSPVIMLRDVVYFFSLGLTVNYHQAGIQWLSLSALGLLLLGLYAANGWRPRAFLLSYLLAVVIGLMVGSLLKPMYQGVRHMMVGSPAFLLLISWAVVFAWEQTRRATAVRWLWATLFVLGLLTVVVGPVIALNNLYTRPDLYAKDDFRALFRSIEQQAGGNDIVVLNNAILLPLYTHYQQRADLPVTAVPRYPTLAVEADPDLLALVQTYDRIWLVTDPPADNRDREKLTQRWLADHLSQVARLGAHSQYGIVEALAFSSANSAVTQLPATSQPLDINWPDVPALHGFYPLDNQPVAPPTFWFALFWEAGGPQPAASLRFSLRDVDGREWLALDQPLSSANGPGWPQAGWPQAGWPQAGWVRRDYFLPLPDGLPPGTYQLMAQPLHESSPLAEAAHLGGITVAATEPNQLTAVPFQPGDPHIRFDNGLRLAGWETADINVRPGHTLPLTLFWQADDALPLETIRYELTVLQPNGEPLRQQTDRPGASWLPELPPNAIVREQTGLYIRPETAPGIYTLRWRLLDDQRVVPGRPSWRPWSTDSITLGQIEVVPWPLETTLPEGVNRTTASFGPAIQLYGYTVAALDGPTPQIQLSLTWQAQAVPDDSYLLFVHLTSLSTGDMISQADKIPGRWLAPNERLANR; from the coding sequence ATGAAATCAGGCAAGAGATTTAGCGGGTATCTGCTTTTGTCAGGCATATTGCTGTTGGCGTTTGCTTTGCGCCTACACAACATTGACGCTTTCAGCTTTTGGACCGACGAAGGATTGACGCCGCTGCGCGCCAGTTACCCAATCAGCCAGATTTTACGCAGCGAAATCGTAATTCAGGGGGTGGTGACCAAAGATACCCATCCGCCGCTGCATTATCTGGCGATCCATTTTCTGCGGCCATTGTTGGGGGAAACAGATTTTGCCTATCGTTATCCCTCTGTCCTGGCGAGTTTGCTGCTGGTTCCTTTGCTGTATCAACTTGGGCGGCGGTTGCACGGCCGTTCGTTGGGCGGGTTGGTGGCGTTGTTAACGGCCGTAAACCCCCTGCACATCTGGTACGCCAACGAAGCGCGCATGTACAGCCTCTTCACCCTGTTAATGGCCGGGGCGGCCTATGCCCTGTGGCGTGCCCTGACCGGCGGAGAACTGCGCCGCTGGCTGCCCTTATACCTTCTCCTGGCCGGATTGGGACTGTACACCCATTATACGGCCGTCTTCCTCATCGCCGTTCAATCCCTTTTCTGGGCCTGGTTGTTGTGGCGCCAGGGACAGAAAAAGCTGATCATCGGCCTTGGTGTGGTCAGCCTGCTGGCGGCCGTGCCCCTGATGCCATTGACCATTCCCCGTCTCTTCACCGGGGCCGAAGCCCATTACGATTATGTTTCCCCGGTCATCATGCTCCGCGACGTCGTCTATTTTTTCAGCCTCGGTCTGACGGTGAATTACCATCAGGCGGGCATTCAATGGTTGAGCTTGTCTGCGTTGGGCTTGCTGCTGTTAGGCCTGTATGCCGCCAACGGCTGGCGGCCACGGGCGTTTTTGCTTTCCTATTTACTGGCTGTTGTTATTGGCTTGATGGTTGGCTCGCTGCTGAAGCCGATGTACCAGGGAGTACGCCACATGATGGTGGGCAGCCCGGCCTTTCTATTACTCATCAGTTGGGCCGTTGTATTTGCCTGGGAGCAGACACGGCGGGCCACGGCCGTGCGCTGGCTGTGGGCCACGCTCTTTGTCCTGGGGCTGCTCACCGTCGTCGTCGGCCCGGTGATCGCCCTGAACAATCTCTATACCCGGCCAGACCTATACGCCAAAGATGATTTTCGCGCCCTGTTTCGCAGCATCGAACAGCAGGCCGGCGGCAACGATATCGTCGTTTTGAACAATGCCATTTTGCTGCCCCTCTATACCCATTATCAACAACGCGCCGATTTGCCAGTAACGGCCGTACCCCGTTACCCTACCCTGGCCGTCGAAGCAGACCCCGACCTGCTGGCCCTGGTCCAAACCTACGACCGTATCTGGCTCGTCACCGATCCCCCGGCCGATAACCGTGACCGCGAGAAATTGACGCAGCGCTGGCTGGCAGACCACCTGAGCCAGGTGGCCCGGTTGGGCGCGCACAGCCAATATGGCATTGTCGAAGCCCTGGCCTTTAGCAGCGCCAACAGCGCTGTAACCCAACTACCCGCCACAAGCCAGCCGCTCGATATAAATTGGCCTGATGTGCCCGCCCTGCACGGTTTTTACCCATTGGACAATCAGCCTGTCGCGCCGCCCACATTCTGGTTTGCCCTGTTTTGGGAAGCTGGCGGCCCACAACCGGCCGCTTCTTTGCGTTTCTCATTGCGCGATGTAGACGGCCGTGAATGGCTGGCGCTGGATCAGCCGCTGTCATCGGCCAACGGCCCGGGTTGGCCGCAAGCGGGTTGGCCGCAAGCGGGTTGGCCCCAAGCGGGTTGGGTACGCCGCGACTATTTTTTGCCGCTGCCCGATGGCCTGCCACCGGGCACATACCAACTTATGGCTCAACCGCTCCATGAAAGCAGCCCTCTGGCCGAAGCTGCACATCTCGGCGGTATCACCGTCGCCGCAACAGAACCCAACCAGTTAACGGCCGTTCCCTTCCAACCAGGCGACCCACACATACGTTTCGACAACGGCTTGCGGCTGGCTGGCTGGGAAACGGCCGACATCAACGTGCGCCCCGGCCACACCTTGCCACTTACCCTCTTTTGGCAGGCGGATGACGCCCTGCCGCTGGAGACCATCCGCTATGAACTGACTGTCTTACAGCCAAATGGCGAACCACTGCGCCAGCAAACAGATCGCCCCGGCGCATCCTGGCTGCCAGAACTGCCGCCAAACGCCATCGTGCGCGAACAAACCGGTCTTTACATCCGCCCAGAGACGGCCCCAGGCATATATACCTTGCGCTGGCGGCTGTTGGATGACCAGCGGGTTGTGCCTGGACGGCCGTCTTGGCGGCCCTGGTCCACAGACAGCATCACTCTGGGGCAGATCGAAGTGGTTCCCTGGCCGTTGGAAACAACCCTACCAGAGGGCGTAAACCGCACCACAGCTTCATTTGGACCGGCCATCCAACTGTATGGTTACACGGTGGCTGCGCTTGATGGCCCCACGCCGCAAATACAGCTCTCGCTCACCTGGCAGGCCCAGGCTGTGCCTGACGATAGCTATCTCTTGTTTGTTCATCTTACATCGCTGTCTACTGGCGATATGATCAGCCAGGCGGATAAAATACCGGGGCGATGGCTTGCGCCCAACGAGCGGCTGGCGAACCGGTGA
- a CDS encoding glycosyltransferase family 39 protein, with the protein MLGYVLLVGFLALRLPPLAGPNEALHYEYVALLRQTGRLPDLSTSYRPDERHQPPVYYSLAALLSLPFATPQLDSELSPNPHFPGTLRGSGNLNPFIHLTPTNAPVVYAGRIASMLFGVLAMVSLYAAARQTLPQSVSLLAVAVMAFQPSFLHLSATMNNDLAVTAVATLLTAYTTYLIIQKKSARYYLGWGLLFGLALLTKASAIFLLLTLPVACWTVWRRTRSVWQTLQAGLWGGVGFVPLVGGWLLFNHERSGDALGLAPSVPLGQILTLRPADLGLLLAHLVELFRSFWLDWSPGILGYGPGWLYGMAAALLLFALLGWLRPTRVLVQPTAVVLVHVIWIGALATAFLAVKTVMIRDVGFLVPEGRWLLPAWPSLAWLVAVGWARWWGEHERKMSGLATAVPPLTALLLSLFFLPQLYPQARRLTALTQIPATTTSANLLYNGQLALTAVETNPIHLGETARATLYWRATQTPNADYTVTVQLLTLEAGQWTKLAETRSFPGGGHNPTLDWREGDMYRDEVILRADGAISGPTAAWLGVWLDDNGTNVQAKQNGQITDWPLAMPVVVRPASPIPLPETAFNAPVQFADLFDLAAITQEVVGDEWLVTLWWQARQAITADYVVFVHVLDDAGNLVAQSDSSPANGSSPTYIWQPGDVIRDQHRLPRQTAVKPSLLIGVYDRATTQRLPIYHAGVPQPDNVWRYTPTESR; encoded by the coding sequence TTGCTGGGGTACGTACTGTTGGTCGGCTTTCTGGCATTGCGCCTGCCGCCACTTGCCGGACCCAATGAGGCGTTGCATTACGAATATGTCGCCTTGTTGCGCCAAACCGGCCGCCTGCCTGATTTGTCCACCTCTTATCGGCCAGATGAACGTCATCAACCGCCAGTTTATTACAGCCTGGCGGCGTTGTTGAGCTTGCCGTTTGCCACGCCCCAGTTGGATAGTGAATTGAGTCCAAATCCTCATTTTCCAGGCACGCTGCGCGGCAGCGGTAATTTGAACCCGTTTATCCACCTTACCCCAACCAATGCGCCGGTGGTTTATGCCGGTCGCATTGCTTCAATGCTGTTTGGGGTTTTGGCGATGGTTTCGCTTTATGCGGCGGCGCGCCAGACACTACCGCAGTCTGTCAGTCTGCTGGCGGTGGCTGTCATGGCCTTTCAGCCGTCGTTTTTGCATCTGAGCGCAACGATGAATAATGACTTGGCGGTAACGGCCGTAGCCACCCTGCTCACCGCCTATACCACTTATCTCATTATCCAAAAGAAATCTGCGCGTTATTATTTAGGATGGGGGCTGCTGTTTGGCCTGGCGCTGCTGACCAAAGCCAGCGCCATTTTTTTGCTGCTTACCCTGCCGGTTGCCTGCTGGACCGTCTGGCGTAGAACGCGATCTGTATGGCAGACGCTCCAGGCCGGACTTTGGGGTGGGGTTGGTTTTGTTCCCCTGGTGGGTGGGTGGCTGCTTTTCAACCATGAGCGCAGCGGCGACGCCTTGGGGTTGGCGCCAAGTGTTCCGCTAGGCCAGATACTGACTTTACGGCCGGCCGATTTGGGACTGTTACTGGCTCATTTGGTTGAATTATTCCGTTCTTTCTGGCTGGATTGGAGTCCGGGAATTTTAGGGTATGGTCCTGGCTGGCTGTACGGGATGGCGGCGGCGCTGCTGCTGTTTGCCTTGCTGGGTTGGCTGCGGCCCACTCGTGTTTTGGTTCAACCTACGGCCGTTGTTCTCGTCCATGTCATCTGGATTGGCGCATTGGCCACCGCATTTCTGGCTGTCAAAACAGTGATGATTCGGGATGTGGGATTTTTGGTCCCGGAGGGGCGCTGGCTGCTGCCAGCCTGGCCCAGTCTGGCCTGGCTTGTGGCGGTTGGCTGGGCCAGATGGTGGGGTGAACATGAACGCAAGATGTCTGGGTTGGCAACGGCCGTTCCGCCCCTCACCGCCCTCTTGCTTTCTCTCTTTTTCCTACCCCAGTTGTACCCCCAGGCTCGCCGCCTGACAGCGCTGACGCAAATCCCAGCCACAACCACATCGGCCAATTTGCTCTACAACGGACAACTGGCGTTGACGGCCGTTGAAACCAACCCCATCCATCTCGGTGAAACAGCCAGAGCGACGCTGTACTGGCGCGCCACGCAAACCCCCAACGCCGATTACACCGTCACTGTGCAGCTTCTTACCCTGGAAGCGGGACAATGGACCAAACTGGCCGAAACACGTAGTTTCCCCGGAGGTGGTCACAATCCTACCCTGGATTGGCGTGAGGGAGACATGTATCGGGACGAGGTTATTTTACGAGCCGATGGCGCGATTTCCGGACCGACAGCCGCCTGGTTAGGCGTCTGGCTAGACGACAACGGGACCAATGTTCAGGCAAAGCAAAATGGACAGATCACCGACTGGCCCCTGGCCATGCCCGTTGTCGTGCGGCCGGCCAGTCCCATCCCCCTGCCCGAAACGGCGTTCAACGCGCCGGTGCAGTTTGCAGATTTATTCGATCTGGCAGCCATCACCCAAGAGGTAGTGGGGGATGAATGGCTTGTTACTTTGTGGTGGCAGGCACGGCAGGCGATAACGGCCGATTATGTTGTGTTTGTCCATGTTCTAGACGATGCGGGCAACCTGGTGGCCCAGTCAGACAGCAGTCCGGCCAATGGCAGCAGCCCAACCTATATCTGGCAGCCCGGTGATGTGATTCGTGATCAGCACCGCCTGCCCAGGCAAACGGCCGTGAAACCCTCGCTGCTGATCGGCGTGTACGACAGGGCCACAACGCAGCGACTGCCCATTTACCACGCGGGCGTTCCACAGCCCGACAACGTGTGGCGCTACACACCTACCGAAAGTCGTTAA
- a CDS encoding F0F1 ATP synthase subunit alpha: MTTLAPDFKNIADSLLEQIKEFDRKTEARSVGNVVSVGDGVAFVNGLADVTASELVEFSSGAAGLALNLEPDLVGIVVMGDYTTIEVGDEVRSTGRIASVPVGDALIGRVVDGLGNPIDGKGPISTNKVRPVELVAPGVIERKGVDTPVQTGIMAIDSMFPIGRGQRELIIGDRQTGKTAICLDTIINQKGLDMVCIYVAIGQRVGQVAQVVDTLEKYGAMDYTVVVVAGASDPAPMQYFAPYAGCAIGEEFMYQGRDALVIYDDLSKHAWAYRQMSLILRRPPGREAYPGDIFSLHSRLLERAVRLRDDWVIVEKGTEVNADTMGVDGKRYFGNLVEEQIPHALEAMGDPKQEKYEVKKIPGTGGSLTALPIIETLLGDVSAYIPTNVISITDGQIFLETDLFNAGQRPAINTGLSVSRVGSAAQKRAMSKVAGGLKSDLSQYRELAAFAQFGSDLDASTQRQLSRGERLMEMLKQPQYKPLALDHQVMLIFAGSRGYLDSVPVNQVEKWSQDFLRYMDTAHPEIGRPIRESGAWTDPLQAALKEAVEDFNAGWSAS, encoded by the coding sequence ATGACAACCCTTGCCCCAGACTTTAAAAACATAGCTGATTCGCTTCTGGAGCAAATCAAAGAGTTTGATCGTAAAACAGAAGCCCGCAGCGTCGGCAACGTTGTCTCGGTTGGCGATGGCGTGGCCTTTGTGAACGGCCTCGCCGACGTTACAGCCAGTGAACTGGTAGAGTTCAGCAGCGGCGCAGCCGGTCTGGCGCTCAACCTGGAGCCGGACCTTGTCGGTATCGTCGTCATGGGCGACTACACCACCATTGAAGTAGGCGACGAAGTGCGCTCTACCGGTCGCATTGCCTCTGTGCCTGTCGGTGATGCCCTTATCGGCCGTGTGGTAGATGGTCTGGGCAACCCCATTGATGGCAAAGGCCCCATCAGTACCAACAAAGTCCGGCCTGTCGAACTGGTCGCCCCCGGCGTCATTGAACGCAAGGGCGTGGACACTCCGGTACAAACCGGCATCATGGCCATAGACTCCATGTTCCCCATCGGCCGGGGCCAGCGCGAGTTGATCATCGGCGACCGCCAGACCGGTAAAACAGCCATTTGCCTGGACACCATCATCAACCAGAAAGGTCTGGACATGGTCTGTATCTATGTCGCCATCGGTCAGCGCGTGGGGCAGGTGGCTCAGGTGGTGGATACGCTGGAAAAATACGGCGCGATGGATTACACCGTCGTGGTTGTGGCCGGCGCGTCCGACCCGGCTCCCATGCAGTATTTTGCGCCATATGCTGGCTGCGCCATCGGCGAGGAATTTATGTACCAGGGTCGAGACGCCCTGGTGATCTACGATGACCTCTCTAAACATGCCTGGGCTTACCGGCAAATGTCCCTTATTTTGCGCCGCCCGCCCGGCCGCGAAGCGTACCCTGGCGATATTTTCTCTCTGCACAGCCGCCTGCTGGAACGCGCCGTGCGCCTGCGCGACGATTGGGTCATTGTGGAAAAAGGGACCGAAGTCAACGCCGACACCATGGGCGTTGACGGCAAACGTTATTTCGGTAACCTGGTTGAAGAACAAATACCCCACGCCCTGGAAGCGATGGGCGACCCCAAACAAGAAAAATACGAAGTCAAGAAGATTCCTGGTACGGGCGGCTCCTTGACAGCCCTCCCAATCATCGAAACGCTGTTGGGCGATGTTTCGGCTTATATTCCGACGAACGTCATTTCCATCACCGATGGGCAGATATTCCTGGAGACCGACCTCTTTAACGCCGGGCAGCGTCCGGCCATCAACACCGGCTTGTCGGTGTCGCGGGTGGGCAGCGCCGCGCAGAAGCGGGCCATGAGCAAGGTGGCCGGTGGTCTGAAGTCTGACCTGTCGCAGTACCGCGAATTGGCCGCGTTTGCCCAATTTGGCTCCGATCTGGATGCGTCTACGCAGCGTCAGTTGAGCCGCGGCGAGCGCCTGATGGAAATGTTGAAGCAGCCGCAGTACAAACCACTGGCGCTGGACCATCAGGTGATGCTGATTTTTGCTGGCAGTCGCGGCTATCTGGACAGTGTGCCGGTCAATCAGGTGGAAAAGTGGAGCCAGGATTTCTTGCGCTATATGGATACGGCCCATCCGGAGATTGGTCGGCCGATTCGGGAGAGCGGCGCCTGGACTGACCCGCTTCAAGCCGCGTTAAAAGAAGCCGTTGAAGATTTTAACGCCGGTTGGTCGGCGTCCTGA